The proteins below are encoded in one region of Ostrea edulis chromosome 3, xbOstEdul1.1, whole genome shotgun sequence:
- the LOC125672959 gene encoding uncharacterized protein LOC125672959 — MSSLPLYNVQARFKFYVNEESLIREWKSSAKSNTHLTTFLEGILLKSLEKNAQFSYVDYSVFFSGIKDFKRHTEQKNHVHMDVLRVHNHKFSIDVLGSRIIQPEFYDEKECIVRDGVKQLPRTPVSKDSVYYLTSFHALERTPSMEEMWSTWSGAKFVLWNCPRILKLRRITFLKATTRSENFAYLILCECENGMEHLNVAMDFYETLKTRRCGLVGLYKVERYYIPPHHKSDK, encoded by the exons ATGTCTAGTCTGCCACTTTACAATGTCCAGGCCAGGTTTAAATTTTACGTTAATGAAGAGAGCCTCATTAGAGAATGGAAATCATCAGCAAAATCGAACACCCATCTTACGACTTTCCTTGAAGGAATCCTGCTAAAAAGCCTTGAGAAAAATG cTCAGTTCTCCTATgtggattactccgttttctTCAGTGGGATTAAGGACTTCAAGCGACACACCGAACAGAAGAATCACGTGCACATGGACGTGCTGCGCGTGCATAACCACAAATTCTCAATAGATGTACTGGGCAGCAGAATTATTCAACCAG aatttTACGATGAAAAAGAATGCATCGTAAGGGACGGAGTGAAACAGCTACCTCGCACCCCGGTCAGCAAGGACAGCGTGTATTATCTGACGTCATTCCACGCGCTGGAGCGGACTCCGTCAATGGAGGAGATGTGGAGTACGTGGAGTGGCGCGAAGTTCGTTTTGTGGAACTGTCCCAGAATCCTAAAACTTCGAAGAATTACTTTTCTCAAAGCAACGACGCGATCGGAAAATTTCGCGTATCTAATTCTTTGTGAATGCGAAAATGGCATGGAACACTTAAATGTTGCCATGGATTTCTATGAAACTCTGAAAACCCGTCGATGTGGTTTAGTTGGCCTGTATAAAGTCGAACGATACTACATTCCACCCCACCATAAATCTGATAAATAG
- the LOC125672958 gene encoding uncharacterized protein LOC125672958 isoform X2, translating into METSDKSCDICHRMNSVELATSRCIDCCDDLCENCAKAHPANRLSMEHCVLSLNDVEKADTGSQMVGFCEKHTDRKLEVYCFDHEQACCLMCATTEHRKCDEVENVEECAKQSGDVEVEKLKGLLENLKQECADDTAVIFKNEENFGVQVGDVHAHIRSIKESVMRFLNEKETEFIEQLTDMQNEKNTGFSVKVEMLNDFQANIDLDVEKLKNYDGRNEVSLFLEMKQIEKNYKSLRENLQTVRAGYKRVDMKLEDANFLTHILLEQNPFGKLMVEETVEKSKPDLLNSELVLTNVLAKSGCRMTDVEAIGDDQVLAVCDNHNRLHLFSTSGNLAAVGKLSGKPWAMTKTDQETSVAVTIRSPQSSIEIVNVKVDKSPTVSTTKIINLSFKPNGIVCDNGTLIISSTDGLLRHIDTSGNILNTVSVTKGCSTNNVLQLNSDGVFVREILCKDRDEAVTNPMGIRVAVMGSVPRLLLTCQNEIRVYNFDSY; encoded by the exons ATGGAAACTTCCGACAAATCCTGCGACATCTGTCACCGTATGAACTCTGTTGAACTTGCAACGTCACGGTGCATCGACTGCTGCGACGATTTATGTGAAAATTGTGCCAAAGCTCATCCCGCCAACCGCTTGTCTATGGAACACTGTGTCTTGTCATTAAATGATGTTGAAAAGGCGGACACTGGTTCGCAAATGGTCGGTTTCTGCGAAAAGCACACCGACCGGAAGCTGGAGGTTTATTGTTTTGATCATGAGCAAGCTTGTTGTTTGATGTGTGCAACTACTGAGCATAGAAAATGTGACGAGGTGGAGAACGTGGAGGAGTGTGCTAAACAATCCGGAGACGTGGAAGTGGAGAAATTGAAAGGATTGCTTGAGAATTTGAAACAAGAATGTGCGGACGACACAgctgtgatttttaaaaatgaggaGAATTTTGGTGTTCAAGTTGGGGATGTCCATGCTCATATACGATCGATAAAGGAGTCGGTGATGAGATTTCTGAATGAGAAGGAGACTGAATTTATAGAACAGCTGACGGACATGCAAAATGAGAAAAATACTGGATTTTCTGTTAAAGTTGAGATGTTAAATGACTTTCAAGCAAATATAGATCTTGATGTTGAAAAATTGAAGAATTATGACGGTAGAAATGAAGTGTCACTTTTTCTAGAAATGAAGCAAATTGAGAAGAATTACAAATCCTTAAGAGAAAATTTACAAACTGTACGAGCTGGTTATAAACGTGTTGATATGAAATTAGAAGATGCGAATTTCCTTACGCATATTCTTCTCGAACAGAACCCATTCGGCAAACTTATGGTTGAGGAAACTGTCGAAAAATCAAAGCCAGATTTATTGAACTCTGAGTTGGTTCTGACAAATGTTCTCGCAAAATCGGGATGTCGAATGACTGACGTTGAAGCTATTGGTGATGACCAAGTTCTCGCTGTTTGCGACAATCATAACAGACTCCATCTCTTCAGCACCAGTGGTAACCTTGCCGCTGTCGGAAAGTTGTCCGGGAAACCGTGGGCCATGACGAAGACAGACCAAGAAACATCCGTTGCTGTTACCATTCGTTCACCCCAGTCAAGTATTGAGATTGTCAATGTGAAGGTCGACAAGAGTCCGACTGTATCTACAACGAAAATTATCAACCTCTCATTCAAGCCCAATGGCATCGTCTGTGACAATGGCACTCTCATCATATCCTCTACCGATGGTTTACTCCGCCACATCGACACCAGTGGGAATATTCTCAATACTGTCTCGGTCACGAAGG GTTGTAGTACCAACAATGTATTGCAGTTGAATTCAGACGGGGTGTTTGTAAGAGAAATTCTGTGTAAAGACAGAGATGAAGCTGTAACTAATCCTATGGGAATCCGCGTGGCAGTCATGGGATCAGTCCCACGGTTGTTACTAACTTGTCAAAATGAAATCAGAGTGTATAATTTTGACTCTTACTGA
- the LOC125672958 gene encoding uncharacterized protein LOC125672958 isoform X1 has product METSDKSCDICHRMNSVELATSRCIDCCDDLCENCAKAHPANRLSMEHCVLSLNDVEKADTGSQMVGFCEKHTDRKLEVYCFDHEQACCLMCATTEHRKCDEVENVEECAKQSGDVEVEKLKGLLENLKQECADDTAVIFKNEENFGVQVGDVHAHIRSIKESVMRFLNEKETEFIEQLTDMQNEKNTGFSVKVEMLNDFQANIDLDVEKLKNYDGRNEVSLFLEMKQIEKNYKSLRENLQTVRAGYKRVDMKLEDANFLTHILLEQNPFGKLMVEETVEKSKPDLLNSELVLTNVLAKSGCRMTDVEAIGDDQVLAVCDNHNRLHLFSTSGNLAAVGKLSGKPWAMTKTDQETSVAVTIRSPQSSIEIVNVKVDKSPTVSTTKIINLSFKPNGIVCDNGTLIISSTDGLLRHIDTSGNILNTVSVTKGYVYGLCLQSRRIIYSHHTDNGKVYAMYNDKLGSQEFTFEHDKLSYPLGVSYDLHGNMYIVGCSTNNVLQLNSDGVFVREILCKDRDEAVTNPMGIRVAVMGSVPRLLLTCQNEIRVYNFDSY; this is encoded by the coding sequence ATGGAAACTTCCGACAAATCCTGCGACATCTGTCACCGTATGAACTCTGTTGAACTTGCAACGTCACGGTGCATCGACTGCTGCGACGATTTATGTGAAAATTGTGCCAAAGCTCATCCCGCCAACCGCTTGTCTATGGAACACTGTGTCTTGTCATTAAATGATGTTGAAAAGGCGGACACTGGTTCGCAAATGGTCGGTTTCTGCGAAAAGCACACCGACCGGAAGCTGGAGGTTTATTGTTTTGATCATGAGCAAGCTTGTTGTTTGATGTGTGCAACTACTGAGCATAGAAAATGTGACGAGGTGGAGAACGTGGAGGAGTGTGCTAAACAATCCGGAGACGTGGAAGTGGAGAAATTGAAAGGATTGCTTGAGAATTTGAAACAAGAATGTGCGGACGACACAgctgtgatttttaaaaatgaggaGAATTTTGGTGTTCAAGTTGGGGATGTCCATGCTCATATACGATCGATAAAGGAGTCGGTGATGAGATTTCTGAATGAGAAGGAGACTGAATTTATAGAACAGCTGACGGACATGCAAAATGAGAAAAATACTGGATTTTCTGTTAAAGTTGAGATGTTAAATGACTTTCAAGCAAATATAGATCTTGATGTTGAAAAATTGAAGAATTATGACGGTAGAAATGAAGTGTCACTTTTTCTAGAAATGAAGCAAATTGAGAAGAATTACAAATCCTTAAGAGAAAATTTACAAACTGTACGAGCTGGTTATAAACGTGTTGATATGAAATTAGAAGATGCGAATTTCCTTACGCATATTCTTCTCGAACAGAACCCATTCGGCAAACTTATGGTTGAGGAAACTGTCGAAAAATCAAAGCCAGATTTATTGAACTCTGAGTTGGTTCTGACAAATGTTCTCGCAAAATCGGGATGTCGAATGACTGACGTTGAAGCTATTGGTGATGACCAAGTTCTCGCTGTTTGCGACAATCATAACAGACTCCATCTCTTCAGCACCAGTGGTAACCTTGCCGCTGTCGGAAAGTTGTCCGGGAAACCGTGGGCCATGACGAAGACAGACCAAGAAACATCCGTTGCTGTTACCATTCGTTCACCCCAGTCAAGTATTGAGATTGTCAATGTGAAGGTCGACAAGAGTCCGACTGTATCTACAACGAAAATTATCAACCTCTCATTCAAGCCCAATGGCATCGTCTGTGACAATGGCACTCTCATCATATCCTCTACCGATGGTTTACTCCGCCACATCGACACCAGTGGGAATATTCTCAATACTGTCTCGGTCACGAAGGGTTACGTATACGGACTTTGCCTTCAGTCGAGACGTATCATTTACTCGCACCATACTGATAATGGAAAAGTTTATGCTATGTATAATGATAAGTTGGGTTCCCAAGAATTCACTTTCGAACACGACAAACTCAGTTATCCACTGGGAGTTTCCTATGATTTACATGGTAATATGTACATTGTAGGTTGTAGTACCAACAATGTATTGCAGTTGAATTCAGACGGGGTGTTTGTAAGAGAAATTCTGTGTAAAGACAGAGATGAAGCTGTAACTAATCCTATGGGAATCCGCGTGGCAGTCATGGGATCAGTCCCACGGTTGTTACTAACTTGTCAAAATGAAATCAGAGTGTATAATTTTGACTCTTACTGA